The following are encoded together in the Gemmatimonadota bacterium genome:
- a CDS encoding RsmD family RNA methyltransferase, translating to MAATLRAGVTPASLHHHRMRIVGGKFAGRDLTSPSDRRVRPTAEHMRSALLDLLEPELADARILDLFAGTGALGIEAVSRGSKTVDFVEWRPSSLFALKANIGRFKLKDCTRVFKHDAIHFADALTEDRYDIAFCDPPYESRQLDWIIRLWQEKRFSPVLAVEHAVSHPIAPGHSTITSGDTRFTIYRREGAPNARAPRAMVVPEPWATPAPVSRPRTTRRPSSRRR from the coding sequence ATGGCAGCAACACTACGCGCCGGCGTCACGCCGGCGTCACTTCATCATCATCGCATGCGCATCGTCGGCGGCAAGTTTGCAGGGCGCGACCTCACCTCTCCCAGCGATCGCCGAGTGCGGCCGACCGCCGAGCACATGCGCTCGGCGCTGTTGGACCTGCTGGAGCCCGAGCTGGCCGACGCGCGCATCCTCGACCTCTTTGCCGGCACGGGCGCGTTGGGGATCGAAGCGGTGTCGCGCGGGAGCAAGACGGTCGACTTCGTGGAGTGGCGCCCGTCGTCGCTCTTTGCGCTCAAGGCCAACATCGGGCGCTTCAAACTCAAGGACTGCACGCGCGTCTTCAAGCACGACGCCATTCACTTTGCCGACGCGCTCACCGAGGACCGCTACGACATCGCCTTCTGCGACCCGCCGTACGAGTCCAGACAGCTCGACTGGATCATCCGGCTGTGGCAGGAGAAGCGCTTCTCCCCTGTGCTGGCGGTCGAGCACGCGGTCAGTCACCCCATCGCCCCCGGCCACTCGACCATCACGTCGGGTGACACGCGCTTCACGATCTACCGCCGCGAGGGCGCGCCTAACGCGCGAGCGCCCAGGGCAATGGTAGTGCCCGAGCCGTGGGCCACACCCGCGCCAGTGTCTCGCCCTCGTACAACACGCCGCCCTTCATCACGTAGGCGATAG
- a CDS encoding Uma2 family endonuclease: MPTAAPMTAEELLRLNVQDKRTELVKGRLVVRKPAGYQHGQVAMQSAVAISNPSAGIGSVRASPPRPASHSAPQPRYGARGRRGLHCDGPAAAFETRGFPELAPDLVVEVLSPDDRPGEVLAKVADWLNAGCRLVWVDRPHAPYRLRVSGRWSHRAPG; encoded by the coding sequence ATGCCCACCGCCGCGCCGATGACTGCCGAAGAGCTGCTGCGCCTCAACGTCCAGGACAAGCGAACGGAGTTGGTGAAGGGGCGTCTGGTGGTGAGGAAACCGGCGGGGTACCAGCACGGCCAGGTGGCGATGCAATCCGCCGTCGCCATCTCGAATCCGTCCGCCGGCATCGGCTCGGTGCGAGCTTCGCCGCCGAGACCGGCTTCACACTCTGCGCCGCAACCCCGATACGGTGCGCGCGGCCGACGTGGCCTTCATTGCGACGGCCCGGCTGCTGCCTTCGAGACGCGCGGCTTTCCGGAGCTTGCGCCCGACCTGGTCGTGGAGGTCCTCTCGCCCGACGATCGGCCGGGCGAGGTGCTCGCAAAGGTCGCCGACTGGCTCAATGCGGGATGCCGTCTGGTGTGGGTCGATCGACCCCATGCGCCGTACCGGCTGCGTGTATCGGGCCGATGGAGCCATCGCGCTCCTGGGTGA
- a CDS encoding penicillin acylase family protein: MKRLLLVAALTAACSSRPESDGSANPTTNADAARWEQRAQAVTITRDDWGIPHVRGTTDADAVFGVIYAQAEDDFNRVETNFLVSLGRLAEAEGESAMYRDLRQRLFVHPDTLKALYGRAEPWLKSLMDAWADGLNFYLAKHPEVKPRVIAHWEPWMALSFSEGSIGGDIEDISLRQLEAFYGKSDTTKRTAQRRARELQLATAERWRPQEPTGSNGFAIAPSNSASKKALLWINPHTSFFFREEAQMTSDEGLNAYGAITWGQFFIYQGFSDKAGWMHTSSGADVVDEWAETITKNGDALTYTYGSEQRPVSAETITITYKGAAGPATKDFTVYRTHHGPIVREKDGKWIAFNMMNDPLTALTQSYKRTKAKNYAEFKQTMDLHTNSSNNTIFADAEGNIAYFHANHVQKRDPKFNWNEPVDGTNPAAEWKGVHTVDESPNVVNPASGWIQNTNNWPYSAAGPNSPKKRDYPAYMETYPENPRGVHAMMVLKDKKDFTIETLRDAAFDSYLPALADLIPGLLKAYDAAPASSPLKAKLAEPIAELRGWDFRWSATSVPTSLAIFWGEEMWRKSAADAESEDLSVYDYIGRKIAPAQKLEGLAAAVDTLTASFGAWKTPWGDINRFQRLTGDIVQPFDDAGASIPVPFASARWGSLASFGARPYKGTKKWYGTSGNSFVAAVEFGDSVRAIAVTAGGVNGDPKNKHFNDQAERYAKGELRPVYFYPNQLQGHTERTYKPGQ; this comes from the coding sequence ATGAAGCGCCTCTTGCTCGTTGCGGCCCTGACCGCAGCGTGTTCGTCCCGCCCCGAGTCCGACGGCAGCGCCAACCCCACGACCAACGCGGACGCCGCGCGCTGGGAACAGCGGGCGCAGGCCGTCACCATCACGCGCGACGACTGGGGGATACCCCACGTGCGCGGCACGACCGACGCCGACGCCGTCTTCGGCGTGATCTACGCCCAGGCGGAGGACGACTTCAACCGCGTCGAGACGAACTTCCTGGTCTCGCTCGGTCGACTCGCGGAGGCCGAAGGCGAGTCGGCGATGTACCGCGACCTGCGGCAGCGGCTGTTCGTCCACCCCGACACGCTCAAGGCGCTCTACGGTCGCGCTGAGCCGTGGCTCAAGTCGCTGATGGACGCCTGGGCCGATGGGCTCAACTTCTACCTCGCCAAGCACCCCGAGGTGAAGCCGCGCGTCATCGCGCACTGGGAGCCCTGGATGGCGCTCTCGTTCAGCGAAGGGAGCATTGGCGGCGACATCGAGGACATCTCGCTGCGCCAGCTCGAGGCCTTCTACGGCAAGAGCGACACGACGAAGCGGACGGCGCAGCGGCGCGCCCGCGAATTGCAACTGGCGACGGCCGAGCGCTGGCGCCCGCAGGAGCCCACCGGCTCCAACGGCTTTGCCATCGCCCCGTCCAACAGCGCGTCGAAGAAGGCGCTCCTGTGGATCAATCCGCACACGTCGTTCTTCTTCCGCGAGGAAGCGCAGATGACGAGTGACGAGGGGCTCAACGCCTACGGCGCCATCACCTGGGGACAGTTCTTCATCTACCAGGGCTTCAGCGACAAGGCGGGGTGGATGCACACCTCGAGCGGCGCCGACGTGGTGGACGAGTGGGCCGAGACGATCACGAAGAACGGCGACGCCCTCACGTACACGTACGGGAGCGAGCAGCGCCCGGTGAGCGCGGAAACGATCACCATCACCTACAAGGGTGCGGCCGGCCCCGCCACGAAGGACTTCACCGTCTACCGCACGCACCACGGCCCCATCGTGCGCGAGAAGGACGGGAAGTGGATCGCCTTCAACATGATGAACGATCCGCTCACCGCGCTCACGCAGTCGTACAAGCGCACCAAGGCGAAGAACTACGCCGAGTTCAAGCAGACGATGGACCTGCACACGAACTCGTCCAACAACACGATCTTCGCCGACGCCGAAGGGAACATCGCCTACTTCCACGCCAACCACGTGCAGAAGCGCGACCCCAAGTTCAACTGGAACGAACCCGTGGACGGCACCAACCCGGCGGCGGAGTGGAAGGGGGTGCACACCGTCGACGAGAGCCCCAACGTGGTGAACCCGGCGAGCGGCTGGATCCAGAACACCAACAACTGGCCCTACTCGGCGGCCGGCCCCAACAGTCCGAAGAAGCGGGATTACCCGGCGTACATGGAGACGTACCCGGAGAATCCGCGCGGCGTCCACGCGATGATGGTGCTCAAGGACAAGAAGGACTTCACGATCGAGACGCTGCGCGATGCGGCGTTCGATAGCTACCTCCCGGCCCTGGCCGACCTGATCCCGGGACTGCTGAAGGCGTACGATGCCGCGCCGGCGTCCAGCCCGCTCAAGGCCAAGCTGGCCGAGCCGATCGCCGAGTTGCGCGGGTGGGACTTCCGATGGAGCGCGACCTCGGTGCCGACATCGCTGGCGATCTTCTGGGGCGAGGAGATGTGGCGCAAGTCGGCGGCCGACGCCGAGAGCGAGGACCTGTCGGTGTACGACTACATCGGCAGGAAGATCGCGCCGGCGCAGAAGCTCGAAGGGCTCGCCGCGGCCGTCGACACGCTCACCGCGTCGTTTGGTGCGTGGAAGACCCCGTGGGGCGACATCAACCGCTTCCAGCGCCTCACCGGCGACATCGTGCAGCCGTTCGACGACGCCGGGGCGAGCATCCCGGTGCCGTTCGCCTCGGCGCGCTGGGGTTCGTTGGCCTCGTTCGGGGCGCGTCCGTACAAGGGGACGAAGAAGTGGTACGGCACCAGCGGCAACTCGTTCGTGGCCGCCGTGGAGTTTGGCGATAGCGTGCGCGCGATCGCCGTGACCGCGGGGGGCGTGAATGGCGACCCGAAGAACAAGCACTTCAACGATCAGGCCGAGCGGTACGCCAAGGGGGAGCTGCGTCCGGTGTACTTCTACCCGAACCAGCTGCAAGGGCACACCGAGCGCACGTACAAGCCGGGGCAGTAG
- a CDS encoding PD40 domain-containing protein — translation MPSRHVVSLAAALALTVGVPAVAAPQPPAVDTVAFTTREGTWISLDVAADGTRLAFELLGDIYELPMAGGRATPRLTGRAFQSQPRYSPDGSRLVYVSDASGSDNLWIAGADGGAPRQLTTRRRALMISPAWATDGRSVIVTLVDDTGPRAAELWRFDATSGAGERLVENTNGPQPPLISAPAPGGYGAAVSADGAWLYFASVTPRPYGSRNGASSVIMRRPLTGGPAQPVALEGTLPMRPALSRDGRWLVYAAVHEGVTGLRVRDLRSGDERWLVRGLDRHELESRATRDVVAGYAIAPDGESVVVAFGGRIHRITIASGTDAIIPFEAPVSLEVVAPLAVPQRLATGEVPARRLHHLAVARDGRLAVSALARIYVATSGGGVPRRLTRTERPREFMPAWSPDGRWIAYVTWDETGGHLWKAPADGRGAPVRLSALPAWYADPVWTPAGDSIVALTATLGATRLVSTAVPAEMRVTPPPDARVVVVSAATGGARTIVSSDGLRLPHFAAGRLHLSSPAVGLVSLGMDGSGRRTEATLAPSLGRGYFLRSPDGRALLVQAGRTLLRAAIAADSTSPRVIAAADATVLSQATPTGVAWSADGERASWLVGATVHMGSGAASDARAVSLTIGVPRAAAVGVVVLRGGRVITMRGDEIVADADVVVQGERIIAVGATGRVAIPANARIIDVRGKTIVPGFIDLHAHLGVSQELQQPEWTGGFANLAYGVTTARDPQAAPDIFAIADIIDADGVPAPRIFSTGPGLTLGEGGTGNFLARDFRSLDEVRQAMRRYRDEYRTSYLKSYLTGNREQRQWVVQAAREMGIMPTTEGGADAKANLTHAMDGFSGNEHAIPNAPIYDDVVQLIARTGITYTPTVIVAFGGALSIYRLLAEERPHATPKVNRWYADGELYQRSQTRMLWFPPQDYNDRDVAAGAAAILRAGGRVALGGHGEVQGLSNHWEMRLLADGGMTPHEVLRVATIEGARGLRLEAELGSLEAGKMADLVVLDRDPLVDIRNATAIAYVMKGGVLYEGETLARVWPTARALPLPWALAR, via the coding sequence ATGCCGTCACGTCACGTCGTCTCGCTCGCCGCCGCCCTCGCGCTCACGGTGGGCGTGCCCGCGGTCGCCGCCCCGCAGCCCCCCGCGGTCGACACCGTCGCCTTCACCACGCGAGAGGGGACGTGGATCTCCCTCGACGTGGCAGCTGACGGCACGCGCCTCGCCTTCGAACTGCTCGGCGACATCTACGAGCTCCCGATGGCTGGCGGCCGGGCGACGCCGCGCCTCACCGGCCGTGCGTTCCAGTCGCAGCCACGGTACTCCCCCGACGGGTCGCGGCTCGTCTACGTGAGCGATGCCTCGGGGTCGGACAACCTGTGGATCGCAGGGGCCGATGGTGGGGCGCCGCGACAGCTCACCACGCGCCGCCGGGCGCTGATGATCTCACCGGCCTGGGCGACCGACGGTCGCTCGGTCATCGTGACGCTGGTCGACGACACGGGGCCGCGCGCCGCCGAACTATGGCGCTTCGATGCCACCAGCGGGGCGGGGGAACGCCTGGTGGAGAACACCAACGGTCCGCAGCCGCCGCTCATCTCGGCGCCGGCCCCCGGGGGGTACGGTGCGGCGGTGTCGGCGGATGGGGCGTGGCTGTACTTCGCCTCGGTGACGCCACGTCCCTACGGCAGCCGCAACGGCGCCTCGAGCGTCATCATGCGGCGGCCGCTCACTGGCGGGCCGGCACAGCCGGTCGCGCTGGAAGGGACGCTCCCCATGCGTCCGGCGCTGTCGCGCGACGGGCGGTGGCTGGTGTACGCCGCGGTACACGAGGGGGTGACCGGGTTGCGCGTGCGCGACCTGCGGAGTGGCGACGAACGGTGGCTGGTGCGCGGGCTCGACCGACACGAACTGGAGAGCCGTGCCACGCGCGACGTGGTGGCGGGTTACGCCATTGCGCCTGACGGTGAGTCGGTCGTGGTGGCCTTCGGCGGCCGCATCCACCGCATCACGATCGCCAGCGGCACCGATGCGATCATCCCGTTCGAGGCGCCGGTCTCGCTGGAGGTGGTCGCGCCGCTGGCCGTGCCACAACGCCTCGCGACGGGCGAGGTGCCGGCCAGACGCCTCCACCATCTTGCCGTGGCACGCGACGGCCGCCTGGCCGTCTCGGCGCTGGCCCGCATCTACGTGGCCACGAGCGGCGGCGGCGTGCCGCGTCGTCTCACGCGCACCGAGCGGCCGCGCGAGTTCATGCCCGCCTGGTCGCCCGATGGGCGGTGGATCGCCTATGTCACGTGGGACGAAACAGGGGGGCACCTGTGGAAGGCGCCGGCTGACGGGCGCGGCGCGCCGGTGCGACTGTCGGCGCTGCCGGCCTGGTACGCCGACCCGGTGTGGACGCCGGCCGGCGACTCGATCGTCGCGCTCACCGCCACGTTAGGCGCCACGCGCCTCGTGAGCACCGCCGTCCCTGCCGAGATGCGCGTGACCCCACCGCCCGACGCGCGGGTCGTCGTGGTGTCGGCCGCGACCGGTGGGGCGCGCACCATCGTGTCGAGCGACGGATTGCGCCTGCCGCACTTCGCCGCGGGCCGGCTGCATCTCTCGTCGCCCGCGGTGGGGTTGGTCTCGCTCGGCATGGACGGAAGCGGGCGCCGCACTGAGGCGACGCTCGCGCCGTCCCTGGGCCGCGGCTACTTCCTGCGCAGCCCGGATGGGCGGGCGCTGCTCGTGCAGGCCGGGCGCACCCTCCTGCGCGCGGCCATCGCCGCCGATTCCACGAGCCCGCGCGTCATCGCCGCGGCCGACGCTACCGTCTTGAGCCAGGCGACGCCGACCGGTGTGGCGTGGAGCGCCGATGGTGAACGTGCGTCGTGGCTCGTGGGGGCGACGGTTCACATGGGCAGCGGAGCGGCGTCGGACGCGCGCGCCGTGTCGTTGACCATCGGCGTGCCGCGCGCGGCTGCTGTCGGTGTCGTCGTGCTGCGCGGTGGGCGCGTGATCACGATGCGCGGTGACGAGATCGTCGCCGACGCCGACGTCGTCGTGCAGGGCGAGCGCATCATCGCGGTTGGCGCCACCGGACGCGTCGCCATTCCCGCGAATGCACGCATCATCGACGTGCGTGGCAAGACCATCGTGCCCGGATTCATCGACCTGCATGCGCACCTTGGCGTGTCGCAGGAACTGCAGCAGCCCGAGTGGACCGGCGGCTTCGCCAACTTGGCGTATGGCGTCACCACCGCGCGCGACCCGCAGGCCGCCCCCGACATCTTCGCGATCGCCGACATCATCGACGCCGACGGCGTCCCCGCGCCCAGGATCTTCTCGACCGGGCCTGGACTCACGTTGGGCGAGGGCGGCACCGGGAACTTCCTCGCCCGCGACTTCCGCTCGCTCGACGAGGTACGGCAGGCCATGCGCCGCTACCGGGACGAGTATCGCACGTCGTACCTCAAGTCGTACCTCACCGGGAACCGCGAGCAGCGGCAATGGGTCGTGCAGGCCGCCCGCGAGATGGGCATCATGCCCACCACCGAGGGGGGCGCTGACGCCAAGGCCAACCTCACGCACGCCATGGACGGCTTCAGCGGCAACGAACACGCGATCCCCAACGCCCCCATCTACGACGACGTCGTGCAGCTCATCGCCCGCACGGGGATCACCTACACTCCCACGGTGATCGTGGCCTTCGGCGGCGCACTGTCGATCTACCGGTTGCTGGCCGAGGAACGTCCGCACGCGACGCCCAAGGTGAATCGCTGGTACGCCGACGGGGAGCTGTACCAGCGCTCGCAGACGCGGATGCTCTGGTTCCCCCCGCAGGACTACAACGATCGCGACGTGGCCGCGGGGGCGGCGGCGATCCTGCGCGCCGGCGGGCGTGTGGCGTTAGGCGGCCATGGCGAGGTGCAGGGGCTCTCCAACCACTGGGAGATGCGCCTGCTGGCCGACGGTGGGATGACCCCGCACGAAGTGCTGCGCGTGGCGACCATCGAGGGGGCGCGAGGACTTCGGCTCGAGGCGGAGCTGGGCTCGCTCGAGGCGGGGAAGATGGCCGACCTCGTGGTCCTCGACCGCGACCCGCTGGTCGACATCCGCAACGCGACCGCTATCGCCTACGTGATGAAGGGCGGCGTGTTGTACGAGGGCGAGACACTGGCGCGGGTGTGGCCCACGGCTCGGGCACTACCATTGCCCTGGGCGCTCGCGCGTTAG
- a CDS encoding ABC transporter permease subunit gives MSTSQTASMRTDSSGGSGRRLWIVARDEFALTLRRPMVWTLLVLLFLITWGMSEGVVQIVLGSGDASVGGKKAFVTSQFAVTQIMTVLSFGLYTFFVAAAAGLSVIRDDEARALEILNSTPLRPTEYAWGKFLGVSAAFLLVVAFHVALLILFLSVLPNADMQESRGPFALTNFLVPALVISVPSILFSAGVAFGIGTGTRRSILVFAAPIAVMMLCAFFLWSWSPAWLSESANRALMFADPAGTRWLRETYLEVDRGAEFYNTQRVGWESLIVANRLFWLAVGLATTWWGVRRFARTARASHRVSAAEVSTALASAAAAPLPVALTGAEASLATLQMTAAPHGWWATAWGGAKAEARELASRAGLYLFVPLIVLQLVGNSITLIGAFDTPLLLTPGQLAASQMQMMAVFVTLLLVFYGVESMERERATRLNAIHDTLPVNTGALLVGKLMALGVVWLVVAFAGLAAAAVLILVQGKVPFSVTPFLLMWGLLFLPTFLAFTTFVFATWSVVRNRYTAYAVALAALAGTAWATISGRSMWVFNWSLWTGVRWTDLGTLEFDRNALILNRLLWLSLAVAFWRVAVRWYPRTARDTVSLAHAFSGRQLWLALRHASPFLLAPAVFGVMLARQVSLGPDGGRAEKMEKDYWKKNLATFAEAPFPWLKDVDIDVTIDAAAQRFAVAGSYLIRNQRDTTLRQLALTVGRWEQMRWTVDGDSIVPDTASALYLFRLKRPLGPSDSVRIAFSYTGDVSAPTKGSGAAGEFIIPSGVVMTNFGPRWFPYVGYIADIGVDKDNRFEPRQYPDDWYVGTTPASFGSQLPTTVRTRITVPKDFTANGVGELVADSVRGDTRTVTWQTEEPVMAFNIIAGRYEVKRGAGTALFYHPAHRYNVDEMLSAMNGARRWYGEWFGAYPWKTLKITEFPALSTYAQGFPTNISFSEDVGFLTKSEPRTQLAYMVSAHEIAHQWWANMLQPGRGPGANLLSEGMAHFSTMLLIEQEKGARAALEIRQRFETRWEEGRRADAERTLYRIDGSKDGDGVVTYEKAGWTFWMLAERMGRANALRGMKEFIAKFRGTEDHAALEDLTAHLRGYASDTAAYDDFVRQWFDSVSTLEYKVQRATTRRIATDGEWETEAVVKNTGTARMPLDIGVVKGERYPADSTKKAATPYAQALTRVTIGGGETRTVKVRSPFGPEKVVVDPDVRVLMLRRKLAERKVDKG, from the coding sequence CGAATTCGCGCTTACGCTCAGGCGCCCGATGGTGTGGACGCTGCTGGTCCTGCTCTTCCTCATCACGTGGGGGATGTCGGAAGGGGTGGTGCAGATCGTCCTCGGATCGGGGGACGCGTCGGTGGGCGGGAAGAAGGCCTTCGTGACGTCGCAGTTTGCCGTCACGCAGATCATGACGGTGCTCTCCTTCGGGCTGTACACCTTCTTCGTCGCCGCGGCGGCCGGGCTGAGCGTCATTCGCGACGACGAGGCGCGCGCCCTCGAGATCCTCAACTCCACGCCGTTGCGCCCGACGGAGTATGCGTGGGGGAAGTTCCTGGGTGTCTCCGCAGCCTTTCTGCTCGTCGTGGCCTTCCACGTCGCGCTCCTCATCCTCTTCCTGTCGGTCCTGCCAAACGCCGACATGCAGGAGTCGCGCGGACCGTTCGCGCTCACGAACTTCCTGGTCCCGGCGCTGGTGATCTCGGTGCCGTCGATCCTCTTCTCGGCGGGCGTGGCCTTCGGCATCGGCACCGGGACGCGGCGATCGATCCTCGTCTTCGCGGCGCCGATCGCCGTGATGATGCTCTGCGCCTTCTTTCTCTGGTCGTGGTCGCCGGCCTGGCTGAGTGAGTCGGCGAACCGGGCGCTGATGTTTGCCGACCCCGCCGGGACGCGCTGGTTGCGGGAGACGTACCTCGAGGTGGACCGCGGCGCCGAGTTCTACAACACGCAGCGCGTGGGGTGGGAGTCGCTCATCGTCGCCAATCGCCTGTTCTGGCTGGCGGTCGGGCTCGCGACCACGTGGTGGGGAGTGCGTCGATTCGCCCGTACCGCGCGCGCCTCGCACCGCGTGAGTGCGGCCGAGGTGAGCACGGCGCTGGCCAGTGCGGCGGCAGCACCCCTGCCAGTGGCGCTCACGGGCGCCGAGGCCTCGCTCGCCACGCTGCAGATGACCGCGGCGCCGCACGGGTGGTGGGCCACGGCGTGGGGAGGGGCCAAGGCAGAGGCGCGCGAACTGGCCTCACGCGCCGGGCTCTATCTCTTCGTCCCGTTGATAGTGTTGCAGCTGGTGGGCAACTCGATCACCCTCATCGGCGCCTTCGACACGCCGCTCCTGCTCACGCCGGGGCAACTGGCCGCCTCGCAGATGCAGATGATGGCGGTCTTCGTGACGCTGCTGCTGGTCTTCTACGGCGTCGAGAGCATGGAGCGCGAACGCGCCACGCGGCTCAACGCCATCCACGACACACTCCCCGTCAACACCGGGGCATTGCTCGTCGGCAAGCTCATGGCGCTCGGCGTCGTCTGGCTGGTCGTCGCGTTCGCCGGGTTGGCGGCGGCGGCCGTGCTCATCCTCGTGCAGGGGAAGGTCCCCTTCTCGGTCACGCCGTTCCTGCTGATGTGGGGGCTCCTCTTCCTCCCCACCTTCCTCGCCTTCACGACCTTCGTCTTCGCGACGTGGAGCGTGGTGCGCAATCGGTATACGGCATATGCGGTGGCGCTGGCCGCACTGGCCGGGACGGCATGGGCCACGATCAGCGGCCGCAGCATGTGGGTCTTCAATTGGTCGCTGTGGACGGGGGTACGCTGGACCGATCTCGGGACGCTGGAGTTCGACCGCAACGCGCTCATCCTCAACCGGCTGTTGTGGCTGTCGCTGGCGGTGGCGTTCTGGCGCGTCGCCGTGCGGTGGTATCCGCGCACGGCGCGCGACACGGTGAGCCTGGCGCATGCGTTCTCGGGGCGTCAGCTCTGGCTCGCCCTGCGCCACGCGTCGCCCTTCCTCCTCGCCCCCGCCGTCTTTGGAGTGATGCTCGCCCGGCAGGTGAGCCTTGGCCCGGACGGTGGGCGCGCCGAGAAGATGGAGAAGGACTACTGGAAGAAGAACCTGGCGACGTTCGCCGAGGCGCCATTTCCCTGGCTCAAGGACGTCGACATCGACGTGACCATCGATGCCGCGGCGCAGCGTTTTGCCGTGGCAGGGAGCTACCTGATCCGCAACCAGCGCGACACGACGTTGCGTCAGCTGGCGCTCACCGTGGGGCGTTGGGAGCAGATGCGCTGGACCGTCGATGGCGACTCCATCGTCCCCGACACCGCGTCGGCGCTGTACCTCTTCCGCCTCAAGCGCCCGTTAGGCCCCAGCGACTCGGTGCGCATCGCCTTCTCGTACACGGGCGACGTCTCGGCGCCCACCAAGGGGAGCGGCGCGGCCGGCGAGTTCATCATCCCCTCCGGTGTCGTGATGACCAACTTCGGTCCGCGCTGGTTTCCGTATGTGGGCTACATCGCCGATATCGGCGTCGACAAGGACAACCGGTTCGAGCCGCGACAGTATCCGGACGATTGGTACGTGGGAACGACGCCGGCCAGCTTCGGGAGCCAGTTGCCCACGACGGTTCGCACGCGCATCACCGTCCCGAAGGACTTCACGGCCAACGGCGTCGGGGAACTCGTCGCCGACTCGGTGCGGGGCGACACGCGCACAGTGACGTGGCAGACGGAGGAGCCGGTGATGGCCTTCAACATCATCGCCGGCCGCTACGAGGTGAAGCGCGGGGCGGGGACCGCACTCTTCTATCACCCCGCGCATCGCTACAACGTCGACGAGATGCTCTCGGCGATGAACGGCGCACGCCGGTGGTACGGGGAGTGGTTCGGCGCCTATCCGTGGAAGACGCTCAAGATCACCGAGTTCCCGGCGCTCTCCACCTACGCGCAGGGCTTTCCCACCAACATCTCCTTCTCGGAAGACGTCGGCTTCCTCACCAAGAGCGAACCGCGCACGCAGCTGGCCTACATGGTCAGCGCGCACGAGATCGCGCATCAGTGGTGGGCGAACATGCTGCAGCCCGGTCGCGGCCCCGGCGCCAACCTGCTGAGCGAAGGGATGGCGCACTTCTCCACCATGCTGCTCATCGAACAGGAGAAGGGGGCGCGGGCCGCGCTGGAGATCCGCCAGCGCTTCGAGACGCGCTGGGAGGAGGGGCGCCGCGCCGACGCCGAGCGCACGTTGTATCGCATCGACGGCTCCAAGGATGGTGATGGCGTGGTGACGTACGAGAAGGCCGGGTGGACCTTCTGGATGCTCGCCGAGCGCATGGGGCGCGCCAACGCCCTTCGGGGGATGAAGGAGTTCATCGCGAAGTTCCGCGGCACGGAGGACCACGCCGCCCTCGAGGACCTCACGGCGCACCTGCGGGGCTACGCGTCCGACACCGCGGCCTACGACGACTTCGTGCGCCAGTGGTTCGACTCGGTCTCCACGCTGGAGTACAAGGTCCAACGGGCGACCACTCGACGTATTGCAACTGACGGCGAGTGGGAGACGGAAGCCGTGGTGAAGAACACCGGGACCGCGCGCATGCCGCTCGACATCGGCGTCGTGAAGGGGGAGCGCTATCCGGCCGACTCGACGAAAAAGGCCGCAACGCCGTATGCGCAGGCGCTCACGCGGGTCACCATCGGCGGCGGTGAGACGCGCACCGTGAAGGTGCGCTCGCCCTTCGGGCCGGAGAAGGTCGTCGTCGATCCGGACGTCCGCGTGCTGATGCTTCGACGCAAGCTGGCGGAGCGAAAAGTGGACAAGGGGTGA
- a CDS encoding DUF1080 domain-containing protein yields the protein MRAPVIALALCAVASVAPAQGSRSLFNGKDLAGWHVDVPVLDTNPRAPQPFVVRNGQLATLGEPQGHLITDASYRNYRLEVEYHFTGKPGNAGVLIHASTPRALYQMFPKSIEVQMESGNAGDFWCIVEDITVPDMIARRGPRDTWGITEGKARRIKNLTDGSEKSLGEWNRMVIETLGREVKVWVNGTLVNHGTNATADHGQIAIQSEGTPVEFRKVLLTPITTLTP from the coding sequence ATGCGCGCCCCCGTCATCGCCCTCGCGCTCTGCGCCGTCGCCTCCGTGGCGCCGGCGCAGGGCTCACGCTCGCTGTTCAACGGAAAGGACCTCGCCGGGTGGCACGTCGACGTCCCGGTGCTGGACACCAATCCCAGGGCGCCGCAGCCGTTCGTGGTGCGCAACGGTCAGCTCGCCACGTTAGGCGAGCCGCAGGGACACCTCATCACCGACGCCTCGTACCGCAACTACCGGCTCGAGGTGGAGTACCACTTCACCGGCAAGCCGGGCAACGCTGGCGTGTTGATCCACGCGTCGACGCCTCGGGCGCTCTACCAGATGTTCCCCAAGTCCATCGAGGTGCAGATGGAGAGCGGGAACGCCGGCGACTTCTGGTGCATCGTGGAGGACATCACCGTCCCGGACATGATCGCGCGCCGCGGTCCACGCGACACCTGGGGGATCACCGAGGGGAAGGCGCGGCGCATCAAGAACCTCACCGATGGCTCCGAGAAGTCGTTAGGCGAATGGAACCGCATGGTGATCGAGACGCTGGGGCGCGAGGTGAAGGTCTGGGTGAACGGGACGCTGGTGAACCACGGGACCAACGCCACGGCCGATCACGGACAGATCGCGATCCAGTCGGAAGGAACGCCGGTGGAGTTCCGGAAGGTGCTGCTGACGCCGATCACGACGCTCACGCCGTAG